The Streptomyces sp. NBC_00162 sequence CGAGTGCTGGTCCTGGAACTGGAGCAGCCGGATCTCGATGAAGTCGTGCTCGCCCTGCCGCCAGCCCGCCGTGGCGATCCGCCGCACGTCCTGGGCGATGGAGTCGAAGCCGCGGTCGGGGGACTCGTAGTAGTCCGCCGCGAACGTGTCCAGCGACTCGTAACCGGAGTAGCCGTCCTTCGCGCCGCTCGGGGCCTCCAGCAGCTTCTTGGCGAGGTCCTCCTCCGCCTTGTCCCACCGGTTGGCGTTGACGGAGCGACGGGTGGTCGCTTCGTTCGCCGCGACGGGTGGCTGCACGGCCACGTTCTGCTGCGCCAGTGGCTGCAGCGGGGTCGGGGCCCGGTGGTACTGGACCGTGTAGCCGGTGATCGTCCCGGCGAGCACGCCGAGGACGGCCGCGCCGGCGATCAGGAGCGTCGTACGGCCCCGGCGGCGGCGCGGGGCGAAGGCCGGCGCAGGATCGGCAACGGGGTCAGGAGCCGCGAGCTCCCCCTCTTTCCGCTGCTCGGGGATGGTGTGTTCATGTTCCAAGGAAGTCCCCCCACAGGCCTGGAGGCGCGGATTCGGATACCCGCGCGTACCCATGACCCGCCCTGGCGAGGACTAGTTGTACGAACCCTTATTACATTTTTATCTCACGGCGTTTCATTCCTCGTGACGCCGCTTTCCGTCCAGTTCGTCCCACCACTCGTCGGATTTCGGATCTCCCGAGGGGTCGTCCCACCAGCGGTCGTCCGGCCCGCGGCGGTTCGCGATCACCGCGGCGACCGGCGGGATGACCATGGCGACCACGCACATGGCCACGGCGGCCTCCACCGACCACAGGCGCACGAAGGACCAGGCGGAGACGAACAGAACCAGGCATCCGCCCATGAGCAGGAAATAGGCGCGTCGGCGCCGGGCGTACATGCTTCAAGGGTAAGAGCGGACGGCACGAAGGGCCGCACCCCGTTCCAGTGGCGTCCAACCCCCGGGGGTGCGGCCCTTCGGCCGATCAATCAGGCGATCACAAGTGCGGTGCTCAGACCGCGATCGC is a genomic window containing:
- a CDS encoding DUF3099 domain-containing protein translates to MYARRRRAYFLLMGGCLVLFVSAWSFVRLWSVEAAVAMCVVAMVIPPVAAVIANRRGPDDRWWDDPSGDPKSDEWWDELDGKRRHEE